GTTTAAGATCAAAGTCGAATCAGTTTTTGGCTTCTTTAACGATGACCTGTATACCTGTGTTACAAGGCTCATAAATTCAAGAGAACCTGAAGTAATCAAATGATAACAGGATTCATAGTAAAATGTTCCGATAGAATATTTCGTGACCACTTGATTTTGATCTTTTTTAGAAACGCTCTAGCTAATGCCCTAAGCTCGGTTCAGAATCGGATTCTTCTGTCTCTGGTGTAAGGGGCTCGTCTTTGAAACCACCGAGGATCAAAAAGGTGACCGCAAACAGTAGATAACCAATGCCAATACCTGTGGCATGATAAGTCACTCCACTCAGATTATCTTCTGTGAATGCGAGTCGAAAGTGAATGTCGTTCCCCATAATTTCATACGCATTTGTGAGTCCGCTAAATGCAAAGATCGCAGCGATGACTGACCAGATTGCTGCAGAGCGGTATTTGCTATCAATCAGACACGCGCAAATGGCAGAAAGAATCATGCAGGTAAAAATAAAGCCTCGCTCCATGACCACCATTCCATGAACCAGAAATCCATTGACTTCTGTAAAGAGATTTGCCGACAAAACCTGCTGTAATGTTTTGTTGCCGGCAACGAGGAGTGTTCCCTGCATTATGGTTGCTCCCCAGGCAGCGATAGCAGGAAAGAGCCCCAGCGCGACAGCAGGCGCATGCCGCTTAGGACAGGCCTGAAAGGCCTGAGCGGTGATGACCATGCCGATCCAAAGCACAATCGCAGCACCCGCTTCAAGAGGAATAATCTGACTGATCACTCCCGTGGTTCCCGTGAGACAAATCACTAGAAAGAAGAACCCATTCAGAGTCGAATAACCAGCCCGCGATCCCATCTTTTTCCAACCAGGATGACCAATATAAATTGTCGTCGGAAAGCAACTCCCTAAAAGTGATGCAACGATCGTTCCCATACCGTTGGCAATCATAGAGGGTCGGGCAGCATAACTGTCTCCGGCGGCTTCTGCAGATTCGATGTTTTGCATGCTACCGATTACGTTAAATAGTCCCATCGGAAAAATTACCGACATATAACCGAGCCATTCGTCTGGTTGTTTCAGTAATTCCCAAAGCGCAGAGCCTGCAAATTGAGGCGGGTACCAGCCCCACTGCCCCCAGGCTGTCTTGATGGCTTCAGTACTCATGGCCGATCCCTGCATGAATTGAGGGATGAACTCGGGGAGAACCCAGGCACTAATTGTCCCAACGATAATCGCCAGTAAGCCACCTGGCATGCGAAAAGGAAGTTTCGTCTGAGAAAACAGCGTTAGCAGTACAACAGCGGCAGGTAACATGCCGATCAAAGGTCTCTGATAGATCTTCAAAACGAAAGTCATGGAGATAAACCCGATCGCGATACCCGCAAGCGTTGACAAAAGTGCCGCCCGTGGAGTCAGCCTGCGAACCCAATCCGCAATAAAAGCACCTAAAAATTCAATAATGCCACTACCAAAACAGGCCAGTAAACCCATTTGCCAGGCCGCCTCGGCGCTATCGGTTCGCTGGTAAACGGGAATCATCACAAAAAAAATGTAAACTAGGATCGAAGGTGTATTCAGACCATAGGGTAGAGCACAAACATCGCTGCGGTTTTCTTTTTTGGCAAGCTGATGAGCCTGCCAGGCATAAAACAGATTCCCGAACAAAATACTGAGTGCAGCCCCTGGCAGAATGTATCGCAACAACAAATCGGAATCTGCAGAGATTCCACATAGACTACACAAAGCAACGATTAAGAGAAGCTGGACGAGGTTATCGATCATTAAGGCGAAAAAGCCGTCCAGATCGCGACGTACAAAGAGAGGGTAGTTGCTATGCTTCATTTCAACTCAGTAGTTCCTGAATTTCGTCCTTTGTAAAAGGACGTTGCAGTCGTGCGCCCAGTTGCGAGACTATGCGAGCCGCTGCATGTGAAGCAAGGTGGCCCGCTTGGTGCCAGGTTAGTCCGTTCGTAATTCCATACAAAACTCCTGCAGCATACATATCTCCAGCACCGGTAGTATCGATGGCCTCAGTCTCAACACCTTCGATCGGAATCACGCGTCCTTCATGCATCAGAATGGAGCCATCAGGCCCCAGTGTTAAAGCAAGATTTGGTACATGCTTGTGAATCACCTGAGCACAATCCACCGCGTCCTGTTTTCCTGTCAGGCTACGCGCTTCTTCCAGATTACAAAACAGCAAATCCACGGGGCCTTCGATTAATTGCTGAAATTCTTCTCGAAACAAGTTGATCAGGAATGGATCGGAAACGGTAAACGCGACTTTCACGTCGTGTTTTTTAGCCAGTTCAATGGCACGGTAGGCGGCTTGTTTCTGTGTTTCCCCTGTAAACAGATACCCTTCTACATAGACATATTCAGATTGTTTAATATGTTCTTCGTTTAAATCATCCACACTCAAGGTGGCTGATACACCGAGGTTTGTCAGCATCGTCCTCTGTGCGTCATCGGTAATCAGTACAACGCAGGTTCCAGTGTGTCCTTCAGAAGCGGGAGGAACCTCGATGGTGACACCCAATTTTCGCATGTCAGCCAAATCAAACTCCCCCAGCATATCGCTGGCAACTTTGCCTGCGTACGCAGCTTTTCCACCAAAATCGGCGATGCCCAGTATCGTGTTCGCAGCAGAACCACCGGCACATTGAGAGATGGGGGCTCCATCAAGCGCTCCCAGCACTTTTTGCTGTGCTTCTTCATCAACCAGTGTCATGATACCTTTGGCATATCCTAATTTTTCCAAAGTGGCATCTGAAACTTGTGCTTGAATATCTACCAACGCGTTTCCAACGCCAAAAACATTATACTGCATGTCTACCTTAACCTGATGAATTGAGAATCGCTTGAATTTGATCTTTTTGAGAAAAACAGGGAGTTAAAATCAACTATTTTGAGTATGTGCAGATCATAGCCAATGAATCATTCAATGGGAAACCACAGAGAGTACCCATCTAATCAGTTTGAAAAAAGCATCAAGGTCACTACTATATAGACGAGAATCTAGAGAGATTTTCCATCAAGTGCAGTTCTGCCGCTGGTTGTCTCATTAAAACTTTCGAGGTTGGGATTCTTAAACCATAAACATACTCGATCCTCTGCATCAAATATATAAAGGATGCTTCTAGAATGACTGACTCCTCATCTGCTTATGACCTGATGTACTCCCTACCACCAATTGGAGGAAATCCCTCAACTCATCCGCAACAGACAAATCCAGGAAGTTTTGCGAATCCTCCACGGATTGCCCCGGGAGTCGAAGGTGCTTTAACCTTTTCTTCCCCTGATACCCCCGGAATGCCTGGCGTTTCGGAAAATACAGCATGGGATTTCATGCCGGAAGGTTGGGAACTAAAAGCTGGTTATGAAAATAATTATGAAACGGCTGAAGCCTGGATTCCTCCCTCTGACTTTTTACCAGTCACACAACTGGAATTTGCACGCTGTGGAACGATCACTCCGGAAATGGAACGAGTCGCCGAGAGGGAGCCACATTTAACTGCCGAACAAATTCGCGATGAAGTTGCCTCCGGCCGCATGATAATCCCTGCCAACAAGGTCCACTTGGGATACCAATTGGACCCGATGGCGATTGGGCGTGCGTCAAAAACTAAAGTGAACGCTAATATGGGAGCCTCGCCGGTCTCATCGGGAACAGAGGAAGAAATTGAAAAATTAGAATGGGCAACGCGCTGGGGCGCAGATACCGTGATGGACCTTTCTACTGGGGGAGACATCGACGGTTGTCGTCAGGCGATTATCCAGAACAGTACGGTTCCCATAGGAACAGTCCCCATTTATTCGATGATTATTGCCCGTCGCCTGGAAGATCTGGATCACGCCAGTATTTTACAAATGCTGAAACATCAGGCAAAACAGGGAGTAGACTACTTCACTATACATGCCGGAGTGTTGCAGGAGCACTTATCATTAGTCACACAGCGGCTGATTGGAATCGTCAGTCGTGGTGGATCGCTATTGGCAAAGTGGATGCTGCATAACCAAAGTCAAAACCCGATGTATGAGCTTTGGGATGAGATCTGTGAAATCATGCGAGAGTATGATGTTAGCTTTTCGATTGGTGATGGTTTGCGGCCTGGCGGTCTGGCTGATGGTTCCGACCGCGCTCAATTGGCAGAACTCTGTGTGCTTGGCGAGTTGACTGAACGGGCCTGGAAAAATGGGGTGCAGGTCATGATTGAAGGTCCGGGGCATATTTCATTCGATCAAATTGAATTCAACATGAAAGTTCAGCGAAAACTCTGCCATGGCGCCCCGTTCTACGTATTGGGGCCTCTCGTTACGGATATCTTTCCCGGTTATGACCATATCACAAGTTGTATTGGTGCGACCGCGGCTGGTTACCATGGTGCCAGTATGCTCTGTTACGTAACACCCAAAGAACATCTCGGTTTGCCCAAAAAAGATGACGTGAAACAAGGTTGTATCGCTTATAAAATTGCGGCACATGCTGCTGACGTGGCATTGGGAATTCCTGGTACACGCAATCGAGATGATGACTTAACAGAAGCACGCGCTGCATTAAACTGGGAAAAACACTTTGAGTTGAGCTTTGATCCTGATACTGCACGCGCCTTACATGATGAAGATTTAGACGTGGATACTGATTTCTGCGCGATGTGCGGCCATGACTGGTGCAGTGTTCGCATCTCGAAAGAAATACAGGAATTCATGTCCGGTAAATCGGAAGACTATGCGTGGGACAAAGCCAAGAAAACTTTACCGCTGACAGCAGAACAACAGGAAATTCTGGAGAAGCGAGGCGTACTCAGCCCAGATCAGATCCATAAACTGGCTTCCAAAGTCAAACAGGAAATGACCGGAGATCAGGATAAAGCATCTTGCCATAGTGATTACGTGGCGCCCGAAGAAGCACAAGAGATGCAAACCTCCAAGCAACTACCTGTGTTAAACCAAAAACTATAGAAAGCAATTTCTGTTAGCTTAGGTTATTAAGAAGCGCTCTGTTCGACAAAAGGGCGTTTTTTTTTGATCAAATTAACCACGAAGTTTCATAGCACCGGCAATAAAGCCAATGAACAAGAAGATCAAACCACAAATTTTACCGATGGCTCTGCCTGATCGGTAAGCAGACGATCC
The Gimesia aquarii DNA segment above includes these coding regions:
- the thiC gene encoding phosphomethylpyrimidine synthase ThiC, whose amino-acid sequence is MPGVSENTAWDFMPEGWELKAGYENNYETAEAWIPPSDFLPVTQLEFARCGTITPEMERVAEREPHLTAEQIRDEVASGRMIIPANKVHLGYQLDPMAIGRASKTKVNANMGASPVSSGTEEEIEKLEWATRWGADTVMDLSTGGDIDGCRQAIIQNSTVPIGTVPIYSMIIARRLEDLDHASILQMLKHQAKQGVDYFTIHAGVLQEHLSLVTQRLIGIVSRGGSLLAKWMLHNQSQNPMYELWDEICEIMREYDVSFSIGDGLRPGGLADGSDRAQLAELCVLGELTERAWKNGVQVMIEGPGHISFDQIEFNMKVQRKLCHGAPFYVLGPLVTDIFPGYDHITSCIGATAAGYHGASMLCYVTPKEHLGLPKKDDVKQGCIAYKIAAHAADVALGIPGTRNRDDDLTEARAALNWEKHFELSFDPDTARALHDEDLDVDTDFCAMCGHDWCSVRISKEIQEFMSGKSEDYAWDKAKKTLPLTAEQQEILEKRGVLSPDQIHKLASKVKQEMTGDQDKASCHSDYVAPEEAQEMQTSKQLPVLNQKL
- a CDS encoding adenosine kinase, which gives rise to MQYNVFGVGNALVDIQAQVSDATLEKLGYAKGIMTLVDEEAQQKVLGALDGAPISQCAGGSAANTILGIADFGGKAAYAGKVASDMLGEFDLADMRKLGVTIEVPPASEGHTGTCVVLITDDAQRTMLTNLGVSATLSVDDLNEEHIKQSEYVYVEGYLFTGETQKQAAYRAIELAKKHDVKVAFTVSDPFLINLFREEFQQLIEGPVDLLFCNLEEARSLTGKQDAVDCAQVIHKHVPNLALTLGPDGSILMHEGRVIPIEGVETEAIDTTGAGDMYAAGVLYGITNGLTWHQAGHLASHAAARIVSQLGARLQRPFTKDEIQELLS
- a CDS encoding NCS2 family permease; translation: MKHSNYPLFVRRDLDGFFALMIDNLVQLLLIVALCSLCGISADSDLLLRYILPGAALSILFGNLFYAWQAHQLAKKENRSDVCALPYGLNTPSILVYIFFVMIPVYQRTDSAEAAWQMGLLACFGSGIIEFLGAFIADWVRRLTPRAALLSTLAGIAIGFISMTFVLKIYQRPLIGMLPAAVVLLTLFSQTKLPFRMPGGLLAIIVGTISAWVLPEFIPQFMQGSAMSTEAIKTAWGQWGWYPPQFAGSALWELLKQPDEWLGYMSVIFPMGLFNVIGSMQNIESAEAAGDSYAARPSMIANGMGTIVASLLGSCFPTTIYIGHPGWKKMGSRAGYSTLNGFFFLVICLTGTTGVISQIIPLEAGAAIVLWIGMVITAQAFQACPKRHAPAVALGLFPAIAAWGATIMQGTLLVAGNKTLQQVLSANLFTEVNGFLVHGMVVMERGFIFTCMILSAICACLIDSKYRSAAIWSVIAAIFAFSGLTNAYEIMGNDIHFRLAFTEDNLSGVTYHATGIGIGYLLFAVTFLILGGFKDEPLTPETEESDSEPSLGH